The following coding sequences lie in one Microcoleus sp. FACHB-831 genomic window:
- a CDS encoding CTP synthase, whose protein sequence is MTKFVFVTGGVVSSIGKGIVAASLGRLLKSRDYSVSILKLDPYINVDPGTMSPFQHGEVFVTEDGAETDLDLGHYERFTDTSMSRLNSVTTGSIYQAVINKERRGDYKGGTVQVIPHITNEIKERIHRVAKNTNPDVVITEIGGTVGDIESLPFLEAIRRFRKDVGRRNVLYIHVTLVPWIPSAGEMKTKPTQHSVKELRSIGIQPDILVCRCDRPLAHGIKEKLSEFCDVPMECVIAAPDAKSIYEVPLMMEKEGLAQQVIDLLNLEQRQLDLANWQTLVDRLYNPTNRIEIAIVGKYVRLSDAYLSVLEALRHAAIAMDSDLILRWINSEDLENTDAKRYLDGVSGVIVPGGFGIRGVDGKIAAIQYARENHIPFLGLCLGMQCSVIEWARNIAGLDDANSAEFAPQTTNPVINLLPEQQDVVDLGGTMRLGLYACRIAPNTLASRLYQDEVIYERHRHRYEFNNAFRNLFLETGYAISGTSPDGRLVEIVELPGHPFFIATQFHPEFSSRPSTPHPLFQGFVQAAIARSIPELALQSPAEVS, encoded by the coding sequence ATGACTAAGTTTGTTTTCGTCACCGGGGGAGTCGTCTCCAGCATCGGCAAGGGGATTGTAGCAGCTAGCCTGGGTCGATTGCTGAAATCTAGGGATTATTCTGTCTCCATTCTGAAACTAGACCCATATATTAACGTCGATCCGGGCACTATGAGTCCGTTCCAGCACGGAGAGGTATTCGTAACGGAAGATGGTGCAGAAACGGATCTGGACTTGGGACACTACGAGCGCTTTACGGATACTTCTATGTCGCGCCTCAACAGCGTGACGACTGGCTCGATTTACCAAGCGGTGATTAATAAAGAGCGCCGAGGGGATTATAAGGGTGGGACGGTGCAGGTGATTCCCCACATCACCAATGAAATAAAGGAACGCATACATCGGGTAGCTAAGAACACAAATCCGGATGTGGTAATAACAGAGATTGGCGGTACGGTGGGAGATATTGAATCTCTGCCATTTCTCGAAGCAATTCGGCGGTTTCGCAAGGATGTGGGGCGGCGCAACGTGCTGTACATACACGTTACCCTCGTGCCTTGGATTCCGTCTGCTGGGGAGATGAAAACAAAGCCGACACAGCATTCAGTGAAGGAACTGCGGTCGATTGGTATTCAACCGGATATTTTAGTTTGCAGGTGCGATCGCCCCTTGGCACATGGAATTAAAGAAAAACTATCGGAATTTTGCGATGTGCCGATGGAGTGCGTAATCGCCGCACCTGATGCCAAGAGTATCTACGAAGTGCCGCTGATGATGGAAAAAGAAGGACTGGCGCAACAGGTAATCGATTTACTCAACCTGGAGCAACGCCAGCTCGATTTGGCTAATTGGCAAACTTTGGTAGACCGCCTATATAACCCCACTAACCGGATTGAGATTGCCATTGTTGGTAAATATGTAAGGTTAAGCGATGCGTATCTTTCCGTACTAGAGGCTTTGCGCCATGCGGCGATCGCTATGGACAGCGACTTAATCCTCCGTTGGATTAACTCAGAAGACTTGGAAAATACCGATGCAAAGCGCTATCTAGACGGAGTTAGCGGCGTTATCGTACCCGGAGGTTTTGGTATCCGAGGGGTAGATGGCAAAATTGCCGCGATCCAATACGCCCGCGAAAATCACATTCCCTTCCTCGGCTTGTGCTTGGGTATGCAATGTTCTGTAATTGAATGGGCGCGGAACATCGCAGGACTTGACGATGCCAATAGTGCAGAGTTTGCCCCCCAGACGACTAATCCAGTAATTAACCTGTTACCCGAACAGCAAGATGTGGTGGACTTGGGCGGTACGATGCGATTGGGCTTGTACGCTTGCCGGATTGCTCCCAATACTCTGGCTTCCCGGCTTTATCAAGATGAGGTGATTTACGAACGGCATCGGCATCGCTATGAATTTAACAATGCCTTTCGCAATCTGTTTTTAGAAACAGGCTATGCGATTAGCGGGACTTCTCCAGATGGGCGGTTGGTGGAGATCGTTGAATTGCCAGGTCATCCCTTTTTTATTGCCACGCAATTCCACCCCGAATTTAGTTCTAGACCGAGTACGCCCCACCCCCTCTTTCAGGGGTTTGTTCAAGCCGCGATCGCCCGTTCTATCCCAGAGTTAGCACTGCAATCCCCAGCTGAGGTATCCTAA
- a CDS encoding pyridoxamine 5'-phosphate oxidase family protein, whose protein sequence is MAKFYPELNESLCHFIEEQKIFFTATAPKQGRINLSPKGRDTFRYFDNKTAGYLDLTGSGNETAAHLHSEAEPGTEGRMTIMFCSFDEKPLILRLYGTAKVIHPRNKEWDKFHLHFNPMLGERQIIVLDIDLVQTSCGYGVPIYELKEERKTIVEWAEKKGEQGIFEYWKEKNQKSIDGLPTNMFDN, encoded by the coding sequence ATGGCCAAGTTTTACCCCGAACTAAATGAGTCTTTATGTCATTTCATTGAAGAACAAAAAATATTTTTTACTGCAACTGCACCCAAACAAGGACGCATTAACCTTTCACCCAAAGGAAGAGATACCTTCCGCTACTTTGACAATAAAACAGCAGGTTATCTAGACTTAACTGGCAGCGGTAACGAAACTGCGGCTCACTTGCATTCCGAGGCGGAACCAGGAACCGAAGGCCGAATGACCATTATGTTTTGCAGCTTTGATGAAAAACCTTTGATTTTACGTTTGTACGGTACTGCAAAAGTTATTCATCCAAGAAATAAAGAATGGGATAAATTTCATCTTCATTTCAATCCCATGTTAGGGGAACGTCAAATAATTGTACTAGATATTGACTTGGTTCAAACATCTTGCGGTTATGGCGTACCGATTTATGAACTTAAAGAAGAAAGAAAGACAATTGTAGAATGGGCTGAAAAGAAGGGAGAACAGGGAATATTTGAATATTGGAAAGAGAAAAATCAAAAAAGTATTGACGGTCTGCCTACAAATATGTTTGACAATTGA